The proteins below come from a single Streptomyces sp. NBC_01298 genomic window:
- a CDS encoding relaxase/mobilization nuclease domain-containing protein, with protein sequence MIANITKGRKAVGALVYDFGPGRRDEHINPRIVAGNVTGTPLQVARAIDHTARQRPEIKAPIWRTSLSLPDEDGILPDGQWADIATAFVADMGFDGAPWVAVRHGDDHIHLTVSRVDWSGQLLTDRFDYRRARQAADRLEEEHGLVRAADRFRAEGPQVRNNELEAAHRRGRGLDGPPPEREELRRIVREVRDASRGLGREAFESGLEDAGVSFRANVASTGRMNGYSFTLAGWVDGSDEPVWVAASKVARDLRWADLGPVLGDGPAATPRIPDPRIEFAVAPAAAPAPSTGLQNGPTCEELAAAAERGAEILRQGQAERGIVPVPQQEQPAVARSTDPAAALLAHYRAKAAGQPLPAEPVPAVPAPIPAWTDKTRRPHGRMSNDGLAAAIKKREGQLITLARGKAQAKEEIRTGDAIVTGQVTGPNVQELHQRLARLEKAEPHITAFRDAIRTAKAAEKAANEARGVWREANGRKDMSRWALWKMDTSRSQEETRAKGASETIHENVDVAAQSRTAASKAFETARKETGVPDPAGELTLLREGWTKFVGDAHDRDQVHGKAQRYNGRSSAERIDVSIAKVEKRVEELRQEQTLRKTMPKGQRENEGKARSAAARAALPKAARKAGTGKRYGAAYEQPAHLRQPPKAPGPRAPGL encoded by the coding sequence GTGATCGCCAACATCACCAAGGGCCGCAAGGCGGTCGGCGCGCTGGTCTACGACTTCGGCCCCGGCCGGAGGGACGAGCACATCAACCCGCGGATCGTCGCGGGCAACGTCACCGGCACCCCGCTCCAGGTCGCGAGGGCGATCGACCACACCGCCCGCCAGCGCCCCGAGATCAAGGCCCCGATCTGGCGGACGTCGCTGTCCCTGCCGGACGAGGACGGGATCCTGCCCGATGGCCAGTGGGCGGACATCGCCACGGCCTTCGTCGCCGACATGGGGTTCGACGGCGCCCCGTGGGTCGCCGTACGCCACGGCGACGACCACATCCACCTCACGGTGTCCCGCGTCGACTGGTCCGGGCAGCTGCTCACCGACCGGTTCGACTACCGCCGCGCCCGGCAGGCCGCCGACCGCCTGGAGGAGGAGCACGGCCTGGTCCGCGCCGCCGACCGGTTCCGTGCCGAGGGGCCGCAGGTCCGCAACAACGAGCTGGAGGCCGCCCACCGGCGCGGCCGAGGCCTGGACGGCCCGCCGCCCGAGCGCGAGGAGCTCCGCCGGATCGTGCGCGAGGTCCGCGACGCCAGCCGCGGCCTCGGCCGTGAAGCCTTCGAGTCCGGACTCGAGGACGCCGGGGTGTCCTTCCGCGCGAACGTCGCCTCGACCGGCCGCATGAATGGGTACTCCTTCACCCTGGCCGGGTGGGTCGACGGCTCAGACGAGCCGGTGTGGGTCGCCGCCTCGAAGGTCGCCCGCGATCTGCGGTGGGCCGACCTGGGCCCGGTCCTCGGCGACGGACCCGCCGCCACGCCCCGGATCCCCGACCCCCGCATCGAGTTCGCGGTCGCGCCCGCCGCCGCCCCCGCGCCGTCGACCGGCCTGCAGAACGGTCCGACGTGCGAGGAGCTCGCCGCGGCCGCCGAGCGCGGCGCCGAGATCCTGCGCCAGGGCCAGGCCGAGCGCGGCATCGTCCCCGTGCCGCAGCAGGAGCAGCCGGCGGTCGCTCGGTCCACCGACCCGGCCGCGGCCCTCCTCGCGCACTACCGGGCCAAGGCCGCCGGGCAGCCGCTTCCCGCCGAACCGGTCCCCGCCGTGCCCGCGCCGATCCCGGCCTGGACGGACAAGACGCGCCGGCCCCACGGGCGGATGAGCAACGACGGCCTGGCCGCCGCCATCAAGAAGAGGGAGGGGCAGCTCATCACCCTGGCCCGGGGCAAGGCCCAGGCGAAGGAGGAGATCCGTACAGGCGACGCCATCGTCACCGGGCAGGTCACCGGCCCGAACGTCCAGGAGCTCCACCAGCGCCTGGCCCGCCTGGAGAAGGCCGAGCCGCACATCACCGCGTTCCGGGACGCGATCCGTACGGCGAAAGCCGCAGAGAAGGCCGCCAACGAGGCCCGCGGCGTGTGGCGGGAGGCCAACGGGCGCAAGGACATGAGCCGGTGGGCGCTCTGGAAGATGGACACCAGCCGCAGCCAGGAAGAGACCCGGGCCAAGGGCGCGTCCGAGACGATCCACGAGAACGTGGACGTCGCCGCCCAGTCCCGCACCGCGGCGTCCAAGGCGTTCGAGACCGCGCGCAAGGAGACCGGCGTGCCCGATCCCGCCGGGGAGCTCACCCTGCTCCGCGAGGGCTGGACCAAGTTCGTCGGCGACGCCCACGACCGCGACCAGGTCCACGGCAAGGCCCAGCGGTACAACGGCCGCAGCAGCGCCGAGCGCATCGATGTCTCGATCGCCAAGGTGGAGAAGCGGGTCGAGGAGCTCCGCCAGGAGCAGACCCTGCGCAAGACGATGCCCAAGGGCCAGCGCGAGAACGAGGGCAAGGCCCGGTCCGCCGCCGCCCGCGCCGCGCTCCCCAAGGCCGCCCGGAAGGCCGGCACCGGCAAACGGTACGGAGCGGCGTACGAGCAGCCCGCCCACCTGCGCCAGCCGCCCAAGGCACCCGGGCCCAGGGCCCCAGGGCTGTGA
- a CDS encoding DUF2637 domain-containing protein gives MTTTLEPDLRVPAPARPEAEPPASTAPSRTSAEPSRTVAETDGDPDDKPKSRHLWLMIPLTVVAVLAGLTAAGVGFALSYGALRSAAVAWGFTGWQSYAFPLGVDGLIIALYTAGLVLAWRRMARPWVQITAHALTGVTIALNVSAAVDGLPGSPSLSEAFGQDFGRLLGHAMMPIAYVILIEVARWAIARTARLEAGLDDEQALTLAEWALNLRVTWKIYRYAKTYPAPYAQARAVVRDLAIYRVWQTERALYAGGTAEDRAAVLDRMPALLAPYGVSVDAARAIPAMRLEQEQEQEAERQRAERQREEERKQQDRDEERAEQHRQRERAQEEAAEQRERERQEREDAHQARMDALAKEAEETRQHGELAELKATVDGQSRSATHRAQAAVATAEIQATTATTAAQRAADEAERVAAAEALAETSAKVAAERAKEMAASATLAEESAKKADAIRRAREADRLAAEESAKLKAVSAKVAEEAAKLALAEQQTAEAEAATAEARERTKQAVLRAVEADHLAALTQRQRRVRIAARMLLDSVEADATVGKTPAELAEFLKDNSPLTNADIAAAVGITSTGTASEYKTEALTLIARGYNHHSSYDPDRTE, from the coding sequence GTGACGACCACCCTGGAACCCGACCTCCGGGTCCCGGCCCCCGCCCGACCCGAAGCCGAACCGCCTGCCTCCACCGCACCGTCGCGGACTTCGGCCGAGCCGTCGCGGACCGTCGCCGAGACCGACGGGGACCCGGACGACAAGCCGAAGTCCCGGCACCTGTGGCTGATGATCCCGCTCACCGTCGTCGCCGTCCTCGCCGGACTCACCGCCGCCGGCGTCGGCTTCGCCCTCTCCTACGGCGCACTCCGCAGCGCCGCCGTCGCCTGGGGCTTCACCGGCTGGCAGTCCTACGCCTTCCCCCTCGGCGTGGACGGCCTGATCATCGCCCTCTACACGGCAGGCCTGGTCCTCGCCTGGCGCCGGATGGCCCGTCCCTGGGTCCAGATCACGGCGCACGCCCTGACCGGGGTCACCATCGCGCTCAACGTGTCCGCCGCCGTGGACGGCCTGCCCGGATCGCCTAGCCTGTCCGAGGCGTTCGGGCAGGACTTCGGGCGGCTCCTGGGCCACGCCATGATGCCGATCGCGTACGTGATCCTCATCGAGGTCGCCCGGTGGGCCATCGCCCGCACCGCCCGGCTGGAGGCGGGCCTGGACGACGAGCAGGCCCTGACCCTCGCCGAGTGGGCCCTCAACCTCCGTGTCACGTGGAAGATCTACCGCTACGCCAAGACCTACCCCGCCCCCTACGCGCAGGCCCGGGCCGTCGTCCGTGACCTGGCCATCTACCGCGTCTGGCAGACGGAACGCGCCCTGTACGCCGGAGGCACGGCCGAGGACCGGGCCGCCGTCCTCGACCGCATGCCCGCCCTCCTGGCCCCCTACGGCGTCAGCGTCGACGCCGCCCGCGCCATCCCCGCCATGCGGCTGGAGCAGGAGCAGGAGCAGGAGGCCGAGCGCCAGCGGGCCGAGCGTCAGCGCGAGGAGGAGCGCAAGCAGCAAGACCGCGACGAGGAGCGTGCCGAGCAGCACCGCCAGCGCGAACGCGCCCAGGAAGAGGCCGCCGAGCAGCGTGAACGGGAGCGCCAGGAGCGGGAGGACGCCCACCAGGCCCGCATGGACGCCCTCGCGAAGGAGGCGGAGGAGACCCGCCAGCACGGCGAGCTCGCCGAGCTGAAGGCCACGGTCGACGGACAGTCCCGCTCGGCGACTCACCGGGCACAAGCCGCGGTCGCCACCGCCGAGATCCAGGCGACGACCGCCACCACCGCCGCCCAGCGCGCCGCCGACGAGGCCGAGCGTGTGGCCGCCGCCGAAGCACTCGCCGAGACGTCCGCGAAGGTCGCCGCCGAGCGCGCGAAGGAGATGGCCGCGTCCGCGACGCTCGCGGAGGAGTCCGCGAAGAAGGCGGACGCGATCCGCCGTGCCCGCGAAGCCGACCGCCTCGCGGCCGAAGAGTCCGCGAAGCTCAAGGCGGTGTCCGCGAAGGTCGCCGAGGAGGCCGCGAAGCTCGCCCTCGCCGAGCAGCAGACCGCCGAAGCCGAAGCGGCCACGGCCGAAGCCCGCGAGCGCACGAAGCAGGCCGTCCTGCGCGCGGTCGAAGCCGACCACCTCGCCGCACTGACCCAGCGCCAGCGCCGCGTCCGCATCGCCGCCCGGATGCTCCTCGACTCCGTCGAGGCGGACGCGACCGTGGGCAAGACGCCGGCGGAGCTCGCCGAGTTCCTCAAGGACAACTCCCCGCTCACCAACGCGGACATCGCCGCGGCGGTCGGCATCACCTCGACCGGCACCGCCTCCGAGTACAAGACCGAGGCCCTGACCCTCATCGCCCGCGGCTACAACCACCACAGCTCATACGACCCGGACCGCACCGAGTAG